In a genomic window of Sutcliffiella sp. FSL R7-0096:
- a CDS encoding DEAD/DEAH box helicase family protein — MSLIKWEHRSVISSKLRTYQLKAIETSLRYIKSSSVKQALIKMPTGTGKTFVIGVLALFIKGCNNVLIVSPSSAIREQLYKEIKKNLWEKLNIDLEIKKSIERLFPKNASDLVDKEDNKVFITTIQALTQVKNENEELFNTLKDNVDLILFDEGHKEPANTWSETIRSLGKKTILFTATPIRNDHHIFNIDEEYFYNYSLIEAIDEKIIRTPEFIYLDQDISPSEVCVFVDMIIELKRRFEEENNFEPKIIIRYANFNDLETSIDYLNSKEEKAIAIHERFINTKDDESKFQNVPTENDAIYWLAQNKLVEGIDDSKFAILAIYGGFDNARSFIQQIGRTVRKERPNSSLEKSWIIINPSDNYLEDIWNTYVDYESDKTQRDKLPTNNFKNFFQNFLSNQPDYIYGARKFLKKFDNQTPMEFRDTLFRYRLPLKVNIFSLKDEALGEFRFDNLLNEIINQKGLSNEYVINKHKHESEDMYVVIYTKFGNSSILSNESFVEVKLGLFFLWLKDNCLFFYDTTNYIPSIIFDLSDPIDTNKLQLLFNEDAEFTQVTLKNGIISQNNIHRQVINSRNMKSIAPNITDKYNFCTTITGSVNEMGSRGRRYIGFSNSRVSDDSGYIHLADYLNWIKKIADKVLSGTGLANSFFQRYSPIVGIPSDTNPILITFDFNDFEDILVDENGSKVKIEELNYKIDNNKTQLEVNGEKVCFKVNFENKRYNLSFEDYSLNYKYRFSDDKITEDYSVRKNETLISYLNRYQDFHIVTNDATHIYYKKEFTQSGISFDDRRMDGIFGEYELKDDKRINSEKGDLDVRREEWAEDSLFYLVSSLGENLEEQNEIKMTLKEMDYLICTDLEKEISDFIGLDTKNKRIYFIHCKSKKASYSASAFQDIVSQVMKNLDYAHPLSNRVPKDVEKWNEDWKLKEVTRKRVIKGDLEAKKIWDLIKHYQRDPESVTYIWALTANMFSLKTYINQKQEDLKQYPEIIQIDYLLMYTWAAVQSVGARFKFFFDKKS; from the coding sequence ATGAGTTTAATTAAATGGGAACACCGTTCAGTAATATCTTCTAAATTAAGAACTTATCAACTCAAAGCAATTGAAACTTCTTTAAGATATATAAAGAGTTCTTCAGTTAAACAAGCATTAATTAAAATGCCAACGGGAACAGGTAAGACATTCGTAATAGGTGTTTTAGCATTATTTATAAAAGGGTGCAATAATGTTTTAATTGTTTCCCCTTCTTCGGCTATTAGAGAGCAACTATATAAGGAAATAAAGAAAAATTTGTGGGAAAAACTGAACATTGATTTGGAAATTAAAAAATCAATTGAACGTTTATTTCCCAAAAATGCTTCTGACTTAGTGGATAAGGAAGATAATAAGGTATTCATCACAACTATACAGGCTTTAACTCAAGTTAAAAATGAAAACGAGGAATTGTTTAATACTTTAAAAGACAATGTTGATTTAATTTTGTTTGACGAAGGGCATAAAGAGCCAGCGAATACTTGGAGTGAGACAATTAGAAGTTTGGGTAAGAAAACAATTCTGTTTACTGCTACACCGATTAGAAACGATCATCATATCTTTAATATTGATGAGGAGTATTTTTATAATTACTCACTAATAGAAGCAATAGATGAAAAAATTATAAGAACACCTGAATTTATATATCTAGATCAAGATATATCACCCTCAGAAGTGTGTGTTTTTGTCGATATGATCATAGAATTAAAAAGAAGGTTTGAAGAGGAAAACAATTTTGAACCCAAAATTATCATTAGATATGCAAATTTTAATGATTTGGAGACATCAATTGATTATTTAAATAGCAAAGAAGAAAAAGCAATCGCTATCCATGAAAGATTTATTAATACTAAAGATGATGAATCTAAATTTCAAAACGTACCCACTGAAAATGATGCAATTTATTGGTTAGCTCAAAATAAATTAGTCGAAGGAATTGATGATAGTAAGTTTGCCATATTGGCTATTTATGGTGGATTTGATAATGCAAGGTCATTTATACAACAGATAGGAAGGACGGTACGGAAAGAAAGACCTAATAGTAGTCTTGAAAAGAGTTGGATAATAATAAATCCTTCTGACAATTATCTTGAAGATATCTGGAATACTTATGTTGACTATGAATCAGATAAAACTCAAAGAGATAAACTTCCTACTAATAACTTTAAAAATTTTTTCCAAAACTTTTTATCAAATCAGCCAGACTATATTTACGGTGCTAGAAAATTCTTAAAAAAATTTGATAATCAAACACCAATGGAATTTCGAGATACGCTTTTCCGTTATAGGTTACCTTTAAAAGTAAATATATTTTCATTAAAAGACGAGGCATTAGGGGAGTTTCGATTTGATAACTTGCTAAATGAAATAATAAATCAGAAAGGGCTTTCAAACGAGTATGTTATTAATAAACATAAACATGAAAGCGAAGATATGTATGTTGTTATTTATACTAAGTTTGGAAATTCTTCAATTTTGAGTAATGAATCATTTGTAGAAGTTAAACTTGGATTGTTTTTTTTATGGTTAAAAGACAATTGTTTATTTTTTTATGATACTACCAATTATATACCGAGTATAATCTTTGATTTATCAGATCCGATAGATACCAACAAATTACAATTGCTTTTTAATGAGGATGCAGAATTTACACAGGTAACGTTAAAGAACGGAATTATAAGTCAAAATAACATTCATAGACAAGTTATAAATAGTCGAAATATGAAAAGTATCGCACCGAATATTACGGACAAATATAATTTTTGCACTACAATTACGGGTTCAGTTAATGAAATGGGTAGCAGAGGAAGAAGGTATATCGGTTTTTCAAACAGTAGGGTATCCGACGACTCGGGTTATATTCACCTAGCAGATTATTTAAATTGGATTAAAAAAATAGCTGATAAAGTTCTGAGTGGGACAGGTTTAGCAAATAGTTTTTTTCAAAGATATTCGCCTATTGTGGGTATCCCTTCAGATACTAATCCTATTTTAATTACTTTTGACTTTAATGATTTTGAAGACATTTTAGTCGATGAGAATGGGAGTAAAGTTAAAATTGAAGAATTAAATTACAAAATAGATAATAACAAGACTCAGTTGGAAGTAAATGGAGAAAAGGTTTGCTTCAAAGTTAATTTTGAAAACAAAAGATATAATTTATCTTTTGAGGATTACTCTTTAAACTATAAGTATCGTTTTAGTGATGATAAGATTACCGAAGATTATAGTGTACGCAAGAATGAGACATTGATTAGCTATTTAAATAGATATCAGGATTTTCATATTGTTACTAATGATGCGACACATATATATTACAAGAAAGAATTCACACAAAGTGGAATCTCTTTTGATGATCGAAGAATGGATGGAATTTTTGGTGAATATGAACTTAAAGATGATAAAAGGATTAATAGTGAAAAAGGAGATCTAGATGTCCGGCGAGAGGAGTGGGCCGAAGACTCATTATTCTATTTAGTTTCTTCTTTAGGTGAGAACTTGGAGGAACAAAATGAAATTAAAATGACATTGAAAGAGATGGATTATTTAATTTGTACTGACCTGGAAAAAGAAATATCGGATTTTATTGGCCTGGATACTAAAAATAAAAGGATATATTTTATCCATTGTAAATCAAAAAAGGCTTCTTATTCTGCTTCTGCATTTCAAGATATTGTTTCTCAGGTGATGAAAAATCTTGACTACGCACATCCATTAAGTAATCGTGTTCCTAAAGATGTAGAAAAATGGAATGAGGATTGGAAGCTAAAAGAAGTGACTAGGAAGAGAGTAATTAAAGGGGATCTGGAAGCAAAAAAAATTTGGGATTTGATTAAACATTATCAAAGAGATCCAGAATCTGTTACCTACATATGGGCACTGACCGCAAATATGTTTTCTTTAAAGACGTATATCAATCAAAAGCAAGAAGATTTAAAACAATATCCAGAAATCATACAAATAGATTACCTGCTAATGTATACTTGGGCAGCTGTTCAATCGGTTGGTGCGAGATTTAAATTCTTTTTTGATAAAAAAAGTTAA
- a CDS encoding patatin-like phospholipase family protein, with protein sequence MGDKQNIGLALSGGGFRAAFFHIGVLASLADVGVLKNVKVLSTVSGGTIIGVLYYLKLKSKIKDLETKSTGDEINQFYRDIIEEVKGEFYEFVKLNIRTMSFLNPLKNSKIFLSELLKVDDYTRSKHIGELIEKHLYKKYRVDAKKPLLMSDLHSVENGLPKLIINTTNYNSGGSWLFETDKMRQLQSNARSTKNISFSTINYKKGEKEVCLSDAVAASACVPGLFRPIKLRGMFNSGLNLNLIDGGIFDNQGIESLLPENCTHFIVSDGSKQLNNQYRVKSTLEIFGRTNDMLMSRVREQQINNLLDRFGQEKVAFIHLLYGTNGVKWTEDEGSMFLEQKTDNIEKEVIPNNHLNLLSKIRTDLDSFTEIEAYSLMYSGFKISNTEIEDRFGLESTNNINFAKNAEGFFGKSVVDEKFKDHIEISQKRFLKWYYHILLKIKKYPKVNKKESTLDRFRNRIFNFICKPKNLIIPSLITLYLIFGLDTFISLFGLHTSPSIHISFVKLLWLLAVTIIFLPVVLIVISTLVFISLNTLDKLFLHLGKIKNN encoded by the coding sequence TTGGGAGATAAACAAAATATTGGTTTAGCCCTTTCTGGAGGTGGATTCAGAGCAGCCTTTTTTCATATAGGAGTACTTGCTAGTTTAGCAGATGTAGGTGTTCTTAAAAATGTTAAAGTTCTTTCTACAGTTTCAGGAGGTACAATTATTGGTGTTTTATATTATTTAAAGTTAAAAAGTAAAATAAAAGACCTTGAAACTAAATCAACTGGGGATGAGATTAATCAGTTTTATAGAGATATTATTGAGGAAGTAAAAGGAGAATTTTATGAATTTGTGAAACTAAATATAAGAACAATGTCTTTTTTAAATCCATTAAAAAACTCTAAGATTTTTCTTTCAGAACTATTGAAAGTTGATGATTATACTCGATCGAAACATATTGGAGAATTAATAGAAAAGCATCTTTATAAAAAATATAGAGTAGATGCGAAGAAACCGTTACTAATGAGTGACTTGCACTCTGTGGAAAATGGTCTCCCTAAGCTAATAATTAATACAACCAATTACAACTCTGGCGGTAGTTGGTTATTTGAAACAGATAAAATGCGTCAGTTACAGAGTAATGCCAGATCAACTAAGAACATCTCTTTCTCTACAATTAATTATAAAAAGGGAGAGAAAGAGGTGTGTTTAAGCGATGCTGTAGCTGCGTCTGCCTGTGTTCCAGGGTTATTTAGACCTATTAAGTTAAGAGGTATGTTTAATAGTGGTTTGAATCTAAATTTAATTGATGGTGGAATTTTTGATAATCAAGGAATTGAATCTTTATTACCGGAAAATTGTACTCATTTTATCGTTAGCGATGGTTCAAAACAACTAAATAACCAGTATAGAGTAAAAAGTACACTTGAAATTTTCGGAAGAACTAATGATATGCTTATGAGCAGAGTTCGTGAACAGCAAATAAATAATTTATTGGATAGGTTTGGGCAGGAAAAGGTTGCATTTATACACTTACTATATGGAACAAATGGAGTAAAGTGGACCGAAGACGAAGGTAGTATGTTTTTGGAACAAAAGACCGATAACATCGAAAAAGAAGTTATACCAAATAATCATTTAAACTTATTGTCAAAGATTAGGACGGATTTAGACTCTTTCACAGAAATAGAAGCATATTCATTAATGTATTCGGGATTTAAGATTTCAAATACTGAAATTGAGGATAGGTTCGGTCTGGAGAGTACAAATAATATAAATTTTGCGAAAAATGCAGAGGGTTTTTTTGGAAAAAGTGTTGTGGATGAGAAATTCAAAGATCATATAGAAATTAGTCAAAAGCGCTTTTTAAAATGGTATTACCATATTTTGCTAAAAATTAAAAAGTATCCAAAAGTTAATAAAAAAGAATCAACCTTAGATAGGTTTAGAAACCGGATTTTTAATTTTATTTGTAAACCAAAAAACTTAATAATTCCTAGTTTAATCACTCTGTATTTGATTTTTGGTTTAGACACATTTATATCTTTGTTTGGTCTTCATACCAGTCCATCAATACATATTTCATTTGTCAAACTGTTATGGTTACTTGCTGTAACTATAATATTTTTACCGGTTGTTTTAATAGTTATCTCAACTTTAGTATTTATATCATTAAATACATTAGATAAACTATTTTTACATTTAGGAAAAATCAAGAATAATTGA
- a CDS encoding Ger(x)C family spore germination protein, which produces MKNLFIFLKRSFQLVILIPLLTGCWSSRDIEKLDLLIGVGVDTAQEETDSLLTVTYQMAKVKSNQSQDTNQEEKPYTNVEQTGASILETARDIILSRKNTVNGQHQRLIIISREVAENRSIKEILDFFIREPEARMSMLVMITDGLAKDILGYMETDDIPSMHIYDISENLEKSNKLLERKSLAKINALMEAQSSFILQNVVQMNGELKLSGAAVIKGSTLKLIGFLKEEEIKGVNWITAQTNGAIIKVIEESSDKPIVYEQEILTSKITPTLKDDKLSFQVKVKSEGLIIEVATHTEDFAKEKTRKKIEEQIAEEVKKEIQASLDRIQKDLQVDVIGFHDYVRIKYPKFWKEHQNDWDSIFSQAPIDYEVQVTITDFGLGIQN; this is translated from the coding sequence TTGAAGAATTTATTCATTTTCTTAAAACGCTCTTTCCAACTGGTTATATTAATTCCCCTGCTTACCGGCTGCTGGAGTTCCAGGGATATTGAAAAATTGGATCTCTTGATTGGGGTTGGAGTGGATACAGCTCAAGAAGAGACTGATTCCCTTCTTACCGTTACCTATCAAATGGCAAAAGTAAAAAGCAATCAAAGTCAAGATACAAATCAAGAAGAAAAACCCTACACAAACGTGGAACAGACCGGAGCCTCCATTTTAGAAACAGCTAGAGATATTATACTATCAAGAAAAAACACAGTGAACGGTCAACACCAAAGGTTAATAATCATAAGTAGAGAGGTAGCAGAAAATCGAAGTATAAAAGAAATTCTTGATTTTTTCATCCGTGAACCTGAGGCCCGAATGAGTATGCTTGTCATGATTACAGACGGGCTGGCAAAAGATATACTGGGTTATATGGAGACAGACGATATCCCATCTATGCATATATATGATATATCTGAAAACCTCGAGAAATCGAACAAGCTACTTGAACGGAAGTCCCTTGCGAAAATAAACGCTTTGATGGAAGCACAATCCAGTTTCATCCTGCAAAATGTCGTACAAATGAATGGTGAACTTAAACTGTCCGGTGCTGCTGTAATAAAAGGAAGTACGTTGAAACTTATTGGTTTCTTAAAGGAAGAAGAAATAAAGGGGGTAAACTGGATTACTGCACAAACTAATGGAGCTATTATAAAAGTGATAGAAGAAAGTAGTGATAAACCAATAGTTTACGAACAAGAAATATTAACAAGTAAGATTACTCCCACTTTAAAGGACGACAAGCTTTCTTTTCAGGTAAAAGTTAAATCAGAAGGACTAATCATTGAGGTAGCAACCCATACTGAAGACTTTGCAAAGGAAAAAACCAGAAAAAAAATAGAGGAGCAAATAGCAGAAGAAGTAAAAAAAGAGATTCAGGCCAGCTTGGATAGAATTCAAAAAGATTTACAAGTAGATGTCATTGGCTTCCATGATTATGTAAGAATTAAATACCCTAAGTTTTGGAAAGAGCACCAAAACGACTGGGATTCTATTTTCAGTCAGGCCCCTATCGATTATGAAGTACAGGTCACAATCACTGACTTTGGATTGGGGATACAGAACTAA
- a CDS encoding spore germination protein, producing MNPQQENLISPAQAIIIIINYILGVGILTLPRALADEVGTPDLWITILISSLFPLAVGFIILMLNNRYPKKTFYQYSSKIVGRILSTIICLSMVTYFITLTSFEVRILAEVTETYLLEGTPIQILIIIFLWLTLYLNVDGLNSIARMFQVIFPLTVFIFILLALMSLGLFELKNLRPVLGGGIGPVLKGIKTTSLSYIGIEILIILSAFLTDPKKGKKVVFVGVLMPTIFYLITIVIVIGALSLDGVSNLTWPTITLIRSFEFPGIFFERYDSLFLTIWILQIFATISITLYAASLGLSQLFNMKMKTFMYILLPVAFFISMLPQNLQQAFSLGDMLGNAAIVLFGITPIILLGLSFLRRKHS from the coding sequence ATGAACCCACAACAGGAAAATCTAATTTCGCCTGCACAAGCGATCATCATCATCATCAACTATATTCTAGGTGTAGGGATACTTACCTTACCTAGAGCACTTGCTGATGAAGTTGGAACTCCTGATTTATGGATTACCATCCTAATTAGCAGCCTCTTTCCTTTGGCAGTAGGCTTCATTATTTTAATGCTTAATAATAGATATCCTAAGAAAACTTTCTATCAATACAGCTCCAAAATTGTAGGAAGGATTTTAAGTACCATAATTTGCCTATCGATGGTCACATATTTTATTACCTTAACAAGTTTTGAAGTGAGGATTTTAGCTGAGGTTACAGAAACATATTTACTGGAAGGCACTCCTATCCAAATCTTAATCATCATCTTTTTATGGCTTACCCTTTATTTGAATGTAGATGGCCTTAATTCAATTGCACGGATGTTTCAGGTCATTTTTCCTCTTACCGTTTTTATTTTTATATTATTAGCATTAATGAGCTTAGGTTTATTTGAATTAAAAAACTTAAGACCAGTTCTTGGCGGCGGTATCGGCCCTGTCTTAAAAGGAATTAAAACGACATCTTTATCTTATATCGGCATTGAAATACTTATTATTCTCTCTGCCTTTTTAACTGATCCCAAGAAAGGAAAGAAGGTTGTATTTGTAGGTGTATTAATGCCGACTATTTTCTATCTTATTACTATCGTGATAGTGATTGGAGCCTTATCGCTTGATGGAGTAAGCAATTTAACATGGCCTACGATAACACTGATCCGCTCTTTTGAATTTCCGGGAATATTCTTTGAAAGATATGACTCCCTCTTTTTAACGATTTGGATATTACAAATTTTCGCGACAATATCAATCACGTTATATGCAGCATCTTTGGGACTATCTCAGTTATTTAATATGAAAATGAAAACATTTATGTATATTCTCCTCCCCGTTGCTTTCTTTATTTCCATGTTACCTCAAAATCTGCAGCAAGCTTTTTCGCTTGGTGACATGCTGGGAAATGCAGCCATTGTTTTATTTGGGATAACCCCCATTATTCTATTAGGTCTCTCTTTTTTAAGGAGGAAGCACAGTTGA
- a CDS encoding spore germination protein, whose translation MHIIEFIKNFLPEANIYVYTIITLLVPLAMSKISGYFQGDKEKPSNDQQDKEIPAFLSNDLSANVDEINKNFGTNKDIITREFTFGKEQTRAAIIFAKGLVDTTIINSNILEPLLVNLPHHVDPPPIQIRNLLPISEISEENRIDVINTSVLRGQTVLFLQDIDYAFVLKTSNAIGRNLEEPVSELQVRGPRIGFNENLIDNITLLRKAGVNTELRFITFQLGKRFNKELVITYVEGIANPEIIENVKQKIESIDIDNLPESGYVEELIEENNFSLFPQVQSTERPDRVVAALTEGRVAIILDGTPFALIVPATINMFLQSPEDYYERWIAGSLVRFLRYVAAFIAVFTPALYISFVSFHQGLIPTKLAISIISSREGVPFPILIEALLMEVSIEILREAGLRLPKPIGQTIGIVGGLVIGDAAVQAGIVSPVTVIVVALTAISSFSLPQYNISISLRILRFIAMILAATLGLYGVIVFFIFFSIHLVRLKSFGVPYLSPAVPYQTNDWKDFLIRFPISAMKKRPKILKPTDTIRKG comes from the coding sequence GTGCATATTATTGAATTTATAAAAAACTTTCTTCCAGAAGCAAATATCTATGTGTATACCATCATTACTCTTTTGGTTCCTTTGGCCATGTCTAAGATTAGCGGTTATTTTCAAGGCGATAAGGAAAAACCAAGCAATGACCAACAGGATAAGGAAATTCCTGCTTTCCTTTCGAATGACTTATCTGCCAATGTTGATGAAATAAACAAGAATTTCGGGACAAACAAGGACATAATTACAAGAGAATTCACCTTTGGGAAAGAACAGACTAGAGCTGCCATCATTTTTGCAAAGGGTCTTGTAGATACAACTATTATTAATAGTAATATATTGGAACCATTGTTAGTAAATCTTCCGCATCATGTTGATCCTCCACCTATTCAAATAAGAAATCTTTTACCAATCAGTGAGATTTCCGAAGAAAACCGGATTGACGTTATCAATACAAGTGTTCTTAGAGGGCAAACAGTATTATTTTTACAGGATATCGATTATGCGTTTGTATTAAAAACAAGCAATGCTATTGGTCGTAACTTGGAAGAACCTGTATCTGAGTTGCAGGTTAGAGGACCGCGAATAGGCTTTAATGAAAACTTGATTGATAATATAACCCTTCTTCGGAAAGCGGGAGTTAATACTGAACTAAGGTTTATCACCTTTCAATTAGGCAAACGATTTAACAAAGAGTTAGTCATTACATACGTAGAAGGTATAGCAAACCCTGAAATCATTGAAAATGTGAAACAAAAAATTGAGTCTATCGATATTGATAATTTACCTGAATCGGGATATGTGGAGGAATTAATTGAAGAGAATAATTTCTCTCTGTTTCCACAGGTTCAGAGTACAGAACGGCCTGATCGGGTTGTAGCTGCTCTCACTGAAGGAAGAGTTGCGATCATATTAGATGGGACGCCTTTCGCATTAATTGTACCTGCTACTATAAATATGTTTTTGCAATCACCGGAAGATTACTATGAGCGTTGGATTGCCGGCAGTTTAGTCAGATTCCTAAGGTATGTAGCTGCTTTTATTGCAGTTTTCACACCTGCATTATATATCTCTTTCGTATCGTTTCATCAAGGGTTAATACCTACAAAACTTGCCATTTCCATTATCAGTTCCAGGGAAGGGGTTCCCTTTCCAATTCTTATCGAAGCTCTTTTAATGGAGGTATCTATTGAGATACTGAGAGAAGCAGGTTTAAGGCTACCGAAACCAATCGGTCAAACGATTGGAATCGTTGGTGGATTGGTAATCGGAGATGCTGCCGTTCAAGCTGGTATAGTAAGCCCAGTAACTGTTATTGTCGTAGCTCTTACAGCGATTTCTTCCTTCTCGCTTCCACAATATAATATAAGCATTTCGTTAAGAATATTGAGATTTATTGCCATGATCCTTGCTGCAACTTTAGGATTGTATGGTGTTATAGTCTTTTTCATATTTTTCAGCATACACCTTGTTCGCTTAAAAAGCTTTGGAGTTCCTTACCTTAGCCCAGCAGTACCTTATCAGACTAATGATTGGAAAGACTTTTTAATAAGATTTCCTATATCAGCGATGAAAAAAAGACCAAAGATTTTAAAGCCAACTGACACTATCCGGAAAGGGTAA
- the add gene encoding adenosine deaminase, producing MNFTKMPKIELHCHLDGSVRPETIMDIAKKDDIRIPSFDKEVLKEELIAPLNCESLDEYLKKFSIPNLVMQSKENLKRISYELFEDAAKENVKYMEVRFAPLLHTKMGLSIEEIILSVIEGMKEAEEKFDIHGNIILSCMRTMAVESAFEVVEKGKEFLGKGVVAIDLCASEEEGFCREFIEPITLARDYGYRVTIHAGETGIGKNVLEAVKLLGAERIGHGVFIHDCEEAYDIVKQKQVVLEMCPTSNVQTKAVNQISDHPICDFHRDGIKVTVNTDNRTVSNTTMAEECDIVWNEFAMRDVEYKQIYMNSVQASFANAKVKEHLKKYLQYI from the coding sequence ATGAATTTTACTAAAATGCCTAAAATTGAACTTCACTGCCATTTGGATGGGAGTGTTAGACCGGAGACCATCATGGACATCGCAAAGAAAGACGACATCCGTATACCTTCCTTCGATAAGGAAGTATTGAAAGAAGAACTAATTGCCCCACTAAACTGCGAATCCTTAGATGAATATCTTAAAAAATTTTCTATTCCTAATTTAGTAATGCAGTCAAAAGAAAATTTGAAAAGAATTTCTTATGAGCTTTTTGAAGATGCAGCAAAGGAAAATGTAAAATATATGGAGGTTCGATTTGCACCCTTGCTTCATACGAAAATGGGATTATCTATAGAAGAAATTATCCTTAGTGTGATAGAGGGAATGAAAGAGGCAGAAGAGAAGTTTGATATTCATGGAAATATCATATTGTCATGTATGAGAACGATGGCGGTGGAAAGTGCCTTTGAGGTCGTTGAGAAGGGGAAAGAATTCTTAGGGAAAGGGGTTGTCGCAATTGATTTGTGTGCTTCTGAGGAGGAAGGTTTTTGCAGGGAATTTATTGAACCAATCACATTGGCTAGAGATTATGGCTATAGAGTAACGATTCACGCAGGTGAAACTGGAATCGGAAAAAATGTGCTTGAGGCAGTAAAATTATTAGGGGCTGAAAGAATCGGACACGGTGTGTTCATTCATGATTGTGAAGAAGCTTATGATATTGTAAAGCAAAAACAGGTTGTACTTGAAATGTGTCCAACAAGTAATGTCCAAACCAAAGCAGTAAACCAAATCAGTGATCATCCAATCTGCGATTTCCACAGGGATGGAATAAAAGTAACCGTTAATACAGACAACAGAACGGTTTCGAACACAACAATGGCAGAGGAATGTGATATAGTCTGGAATGAATTTGCTATGAGGGATGTAGAGTATAAACAGATTTACATGAATAGCGTGCAAGCCTCTTTTGCAAATGCAAAGGTAAAGGAACATCTGAAGAAATATTTACAGTACATTTAA
- the brnQ gene encoding branched-chain amino acid transport system II carrier protein, with product MKTNMPFSFVLAIGFMLFALFFGAGNLIFPAMLGQSAGTNIWSANAGFIVTGVGLPLLGVLALGYSGKSDLQSLASRVHPAFGLAFTVILYLAIGPLFAIPRTGTASFEMGIRPFLSEESSSFGLLIFTILFFGVTVFFSLKSTKIVDIVGKVLTPLLLIFIGILIATAFIFPIGSFQAPTESYVDGSFFTGFQEGYLTMDALAAFVFGIVVINAVKAKGATSKKEIMIAVTKAGSIAAGLLAIIYTSLSYIGASSVETLGQLENGGAVLSGAATHFFGAYGGLLLSLIVIAACLTTSIGLIISCSSYFNKLLPNIPYKTFVIMLSTISAIFANVGLTQLIAVSVPVLVAIYPFVVCLMALTFLHSFFKGKKEVYQGSMIFTSVVAISDALKAAGMSIAAIENLFTAVLPLYEVGLGWILPAIIGGLLGYVWAQVKKEKPQRVQLERKAS from the coding sequence ATGAAAACCAACATGCCTTTTTCATTTGTACTAGCCATTGGTTTTATGCTTTTTGCTTTATTCTTTGGTGCGGGGAATTTAATTTTTCCAGCCATGCTCGGACAATCTGCAGGTACGAATATATGGTCTGCTAATGCGGGCTTTATCGTAACGGGGGTTGGCTTACCACTACTTGGAGTATTAGCGTTAGGCTATTCGGGCAAAAGTGATCTTCAGTCCTTGGCAAGCAGGGTACACCCCGCTTTCGGACTTGCATTTACCGTTATTTTGTATCTAGCCATCGGACCTCTATTTGCCATCCCAAGAACAGGAACTGCGTCCTTTGAAATGGGAATTAGGCCTTTCTTGTCAGAAGAGAGCAGTAGCTTTGGATTATTGATCTTCACCATTCTATTTTTTGGCGTTACCGTATTCTTTTCTTTGAAGTCTACTAAAATAGTCGATATTGTAGGGAAAGTTTTAACCCCACTATTATTAATTTTCATAGGAATCTTAATTGCAACGGCATTTATCTTCCCAATTGGCAGTTTCCAAGCACCTACGGAAAGTTATGTAGATGGCTCCTTTTTCACTGGATTTCAAGAGGGATACCTGACAATGGATGCCCTTGCTGCCTTTGTATTCGGGATCGTTGTCATCAACGCCGTGAAAGCAAAAGGTGCGACATCTAAAAAGGAAATTATGATTGCTGTAACAAAAGCAGGCAGTATTGCTGCAGGACTTCTTGCCATCATTTATACTTCCCTATCTTATATTGGGGCTTCAAGTGTGGAAACACTAGGACAATTAGAAAATGGAGGCGCCGTGTTATCAGGTGCAGCCACCCACTTTTTTGGAGCTTATGGTGGACTTTTACTAAGCCTAATCGTTATTGCCGCTTGTCTCACAACAAGTATCGGTCTTATAATTTCTTGTTCTTCGTATTTCAATAAACTGTTACCAAACATTCCTTATAAGACCTTTGTTATTATGTTATCCACGATAAGTGCTATTTTTGCAAATGTGGGCTTAACTCAATTGATTGCGGTCTCTGTACCTGTGTTGGTCGCCATTTATCCATTTGTTGTCTGTCTGATGGCCTTAACCTTTTTACATTCATTCTTTAAAGGAAAAAAAGAAGTGTATCAAGGAAGCATGATTTTTACTTCCGTTGTCGCAATATCTGATGCGTTAAAGGCTGCAGGAATGAGCATTGCGGCTATTGAAAACCTATTTACCGCGGTTCTTCCTTTATATGAAGTAGGATTGGGGTGGATTCTCCCAGCGATTATCGGTGGTTTGTTAGGGTATGTTTGGGCGCAGGTTAAAAAAGAAAAGCCGCAACGTGTACAGCTTGAAAGAAAGGCTAGTTAA